A DNA window from Paenibacillus segetis contains the following coding sequences:
- a CDS encoding SRPBCC family protein yields the protein MQPIRKPDLSTRPLNLKVVRIMDSSPSVLFNAWTSQFDRWFAAPDSVIIQGEVNTTFFFETEYEGKRSPHYGRFLQLVHNNLVEITWVTGAGGTKGAETVVTVELEPYGKGSRLHLTHAGFPDEESKNAHEQAWPFVLEQLDKRMLSDH from the coding sequence ATGCAACCTATTAGAAAACCTGATCTTTCAACAAGACCCTTGAATCTAAAAGTAGTACGGATAATGGATTCGTCCCCTAGTGTACTTTTCAATGCGTGGACAAGTCAGTTTGACCGTTGGTTCGCAGCACCTGATAGCGTAATAATTCAAGGGGAGGTTAACACAACATTCTTTTTTGAAACTGAATATGAAGGTAAACGTTCTCCTCATTACGGAAGGTTCTTACAGCTTGTGCACAACAATCTTGTTGAAATCACTTGGGTTACTGGAGCGGGTGGAACAAAGGGGGCAGAAACAGTTGTTACAGTTGAACTTGAACCCTACGGCAAAGGTTCACGATTGCATCTGACCCATGCGGGGTTTCCAGATGAGGAATCGAAGAATGCACACGAACAAGCTTGGCCATTTGTACTTGAACAACTCGACAAGCGTATGTTGTCGGATCACTAA